The Falco peregrinus isolate bFalPer1 chromosome 1, bFalPer1.pri, whole genome shotgun sequence genome has a window encoding:
- the TBPL2 gene encoding TATA box-binding protein-like 2, translating into MSPYDVDLPIQTTEDALFASQFNQPKDFPTDFSSVDLSYLPDIIQGNPEQNLSEDGCEIQKELDRSASRSEDSGIFKDESSLSHPDATQPSPEASGVCHPLMPMTPVTPVTPASESSGIVPQLQNIVSTVNLACKLDLKNIALHARNAEYNPKRFAAVIMRIREPRTTALIFSSGKMVCTGAKSEEQSRLAARKYARVVQKLGFPAKFLDFKIQNMVGSCDVRFPIRLEGLLLAHQQFSSYEPELFPGLIYRMVKPRIVLLIFVSGKVVLTGAKERSEIYEAFENIYPILRGFKKSS; encoded by the exons ATGAGCCCTTATGATGTAGACCTTCCAATTCAAACAACTGAAGATGCGTTGTTCGCTTCTCAATTTAATCAGCCCAAAGACTTCCCTACAGACTTCTCATCTGTGGATCTCAGCTATCTTCCTGATATCATCCAAGGTAACCCAGAACAAAATCTATCTGAAGATGGCTGCGAAATACAAAAAGAGCTTGATAGGTCAGCATCAAGAAGTGAGGACAGTGGTATCTTCAAGGATGAAAGCAGCTTGTCACATCCAGATGCAACTCAACCATCTCCTGAGGCATCTGGTGTATGTCATCCTCTGATGCCAATGACTCCTGTGACCCCAGTGACACCTGCATCAGAAAGCTCTGGCATAGTGCCTCAGTTGCA GAATATAGTGTCAACTGTAAACTTGGCTTGTAAACTAGATCTGAAGAACATAGCTCTGCATGCCAGAAATGCAGAGTATAACCCAAAG AGGTTTGCTGCTGTGATCATGAGAATCAGGGAACCACGAACAACAGCCCTCATCTTCAGTTCAGGAAAAATGGTCTGCACAGGagcaaaaag TGAAGAGCAATCACGGCTCGCAGCCAGGAAGTATGCACGCGTGGTGCAGAAGCTTGGGTTCCCTGCCAAGTTCCTGGATTTCAAGATACAGAATATGGTTGGGAGCTGTGACGTGAGGTTCCCTATCCGGCTGGAAGGTTTGCTTCTCGCTCATCAGCAGTTCAGCAG CTATGAACCTGAACTGTTTCCTGGCCTTATATATAGGATGGTCAAACCCAGAATAGTGCTGCTTATCTTTGTGTCTGGAAAAGTTGTGCTGACTG GAGCAAAAGAGCGTTCTGAAATCTATGAGGCATTTGAGAACATCTACCCCATTCTAAGAGGTTTCAAGAAATCATCATAA